One window of Gemmatimonadaceae bacterium genomic DNA carries:
- the coxB gene encoding cytochrome c oxidase subunit II, giving the protein MFEPRSETGRAIDVLWDRLLLIGTIVFILVELALVYVVIRYRRRPTDTGKPPQTHGHTVLEVIWTLIPAFILLFIAVPTVKTIFQTQARVATGTLDIEVIGHQWWWEFRYPEYNVVTANEIYIPTGRTVNFKMTSNDVIHSFWVPQLAGKRDAITNRTNYLWFTPDSSLGPSVWNGFCTEYCGTSHAKMHFRVFTVKPDQFASWIAGQQKPAAFGAVATAPQPMLPAFPGSRERMTGVEGGAAHASPAATSSPSPAPATGVATASLASGYTFPRNQAEFDYAKPHTPVPAGLTFTKGLTGNAARGQQVYSSTACIGCHVVNGNPMSMGVVGPNLTHFGSRATIGAGSFPNTPAYLALWIKNARAMKPGILMPTLGKNQYDPQLKQPVTTGGLDDQQIADIVAYLMSLK; this is encoded by the coding sequence GTGTTCGAGCCCAGATCGGAGACCGGGCGAGCGATAGACGTCCTATGGGACCGGCTGCTTCTCATCGGCACCATCGTATTCATTCTGGTCGAGCTGGCGCTGGTCTATGTAGTCATCCGCTATCGTCGCCGGCCCACCGATACAGGCAAGCCGCCGCAGACGCACGGGCACACAGTCCTCGAGGTCATCTGGACGCTCATTCCCGCATTCATCCTTCTCTTCATCGCCGTGCCGACGGTGAAGACGATTTTCCAGACCCAGGCGAGAGTCGCTACGGGAACACTCGATATCGAGGTGATCGGACACCAGTGGTGGTGGGAGTTCCGTTATCCCGAGTACAACGTCGTCACCGCGAACGAGATCTACATCCCCACCGGGCGTACGGTGAATTTCAAGATGACGTCGAACGACGTCATCCATTCGTTCTGGGTTCCCCAGCTCGCCGGAAAGCGCGACGCCATCACGAACCGCACGAATTACCTCTGGTTCACGCCGGATTCCTCTCTCGGACCGTCGGTATGGAACGGCTTCTGTACCGAGTACTGCGGCACCTCTCACGCCAAGATGCACTTCCGTGTATTCACGGTTAAGCCGGACCAGTTCGCGAGCTGGATCGCGGGCCAGCAGAAGCCGGCGGCGTTCGGAGCAGTCGCTACCGCGCCGCAGCCGATGCTTCCGGCATTCCCCGGGTCGAGGGAAAGGATGACCGGGGTCGAGGGCGGAGCAGCGCACGCGAGCCCCGCCGCGACCTCATCCCCTTCTCCTGCTCCGGCAACCGGAGTCGCGACAGCAAGCCTCGCTTCCGGTTACACTTTCCCGCGCAACCAGGCGGAGTTCGACTACGCCAAGCCCCATACACCGGTGCCCGCGGGACTCACGTTCACGAAAGGGCTCACCGGAAACGCCGCCCGCGGACAGCAGGTCTATTCGTCGACCGCATGCATCGGGTGTCACGTCGTCAACGGCAACCCGATGTCAATGGGAGTCGTCGGACCGAACCTGACGCACTTCGGATCGCGCGCCACCATCGGTGCGGGCAGCTTCCCGAACACGCCCGCATATCTCGCGCTGTGGATCAAGAACGCCCGCGCGATGAAACCCGGCATCCTGATGCCGACGCTCGGAAAGAATCAGTACGACCCCCAGCTCAAGCAGCCGGTGACCACGGGTGGGCTCGACGACCAGCAGATCGCTGACATCGTCGCCTACCTGATGTCGTTGAAGTAA